Within Actinosynnema pretiosum, the genomic segment ACATGGAGGCGCCGATCGGCGGGTCCATGTAGGTCAGGAACAGGTCGCGCTTCTCGGTGGTGACCTTGAGGCGCTGGTACGCCTCGACGCCCTTGACCCGCTCCTGCGCGGCGAGGTCGGAGGTCAGCCAGATGACCCGGTCGGCCTCCAGCAGGTCCATCCGCTCCTCGCTGAACTTGGCGTCGTTCATCTCACCCGCGAGCGTGCCGATCTCGTCCTTGAGCGTGAAGCCCAGCTCCTTGACGAAGATGGCCTTCGGGTCGGTCGGGGCGAACGCGGAGTACTCGCCGGGCTTGAAGCTGTCGGCGACGACGGCGGTCTTGCCCTGCCACTCGGGGTGCGCGGCCTTGGCGTCGGCGAACCGCTTGGCCACGCCGTCGACCAGCTCCTGCGCCTTCTCGCTCTTGCCGAGCGCCTTGGCGATGTGCTTGGTCTGGTCCTGCCACGGCGCGCCGTAGTCCACGAAGCCCTTGGGCTGCGCCACGACGGGCGCGATCTTGGACAGCGTGTCGTAGTGCTCCCGCTGGAGCCCGGAGTACACGGCGACGATCAGGTCGGGCTTGAGCGCGACGATCTTCTCCATGCTCACGTCGTCGCGCTCGCCGACGATCTCCGGCT encodes:
- a CDS encoding iron-siderophore ABC transporter substrate-binding protein, encoding MSGISRLVAAVAAAALALTACGSGGGADAGAPSATGDAASGAFPVTVEHKYGSTEIKAEPKRIVTLGLSDQEPVLALGSKPVGVVDWFKERPYGNWPWTKELWGDTQPEIVGERDDVSMEKIVALKPDLIVAVYSGLQREHYDTLSKIAPVVAQPKGFVDYGAPWQDQTKHIAKALGKSEKAQELVDGVAKRFADAKAAHPEWQGKTAVVADSFKPGEYSAFAPTDPKAIFVKELGFTLKDEIGTLAGEMNDAKFSEERMDLLEADRVIWLTSDLAAQERVKGVEAYQRLKVTTEKRDLFLTYMDPPIGASMSFNTVLSVSYGIDQVVPLLEKIEN